One genomic window of Cystobacter fuscus DSM 2262 includes the following:
- a CDS encoding sensor histidine kinase, with translation MRTTPNPAAESVLVVDDEPTLRTLLSFVVQRAGAHPVLAPDAATARKLATEQSFACALIDKNMPGESGLEFLKWLRSAQPGCNALIVTAYGNVDSAVEALRLGAFDYLLKPFEVDALEHRLKLALQQYQMRQERERMQAMLVQSDRLASLGLLAAGVVHEVNTPLAYILSNLDWLDEELPALRQTLRGPPAAGGETGSLAQRLEMVESTLRDIREGAERVRDIARDVKAFARDSDDASMLVDLREVIDAALKLALVHIRYRARVVRDYQEVPLVMANEPRLAQVFLNLVVNAAQAIPEDGSSHQISVRLWTGAKGEACAEVEDTGTGISAENMARLFEPFFTTKPRGEGTGLGLFICKSIIESFDGTITVSSRPGQGTTFRISLPPHVRSANTTDALTPMSIAAS, from the coding sequence ATGAGAACGACTCCCAATCCCGCGGCCGAGTCCGTGCTGGTGGTCGATGACGAGCCGACCCTGCGCACCCTCCTGTCCTTCGTGGTGCAGCGCGCGGGTGCCCACCCGGTGCTGGCGCCGGACGCGGCCACCGCGCGCAAGCTCGCCACGGAGCAGTCCTTCGCCTGCGCGCTCATCGACAAGAACATGCCCGGGGAGAGCGGCCTGGAGTTCCTCAAGTGGCTGCGCTCGGCCCAGCCCGGCTGCAACGCGCTCATCGTCACGGCCTACGGCAACGTGGACAGCGCCGTGGAGGCGCTGCGGCTGGGGGCCTTCGACTACCTGCTCAAGCCCTTCGAGGTGGATGCCCTGGAGCACCGCCTCAAGCTCGCCCTGCAGCAGTACCAGATGCGCCAGGAGCGCGAGCGCATGCAGGCCATGCTGGTGCAGTCGGATCGGCTGGCCTCCCTGGGGCTCCTGGCCGCCGGCGTGGTGCACGAGGTGAACACGCCCCTGGCCTACATCCTGTCCAACCTGGACTGGCTCGACGAGGAGCTGCCCGCGCTGCGCCAGACGCTGCGCGGCCCGCCGGCCGCGGGGGGGGAGACGGGCTCGCTCGCGCAGCGCCTGGAGATGGTGGAGAGCACCCTGCGTGACATCCGCGAGGGCGCCGAGCGCGTGCGCGACATCGCCCGGGACGTGAAGGCGTTCGCGCGGGACTCGGACGACGCGAGCATGCTCGTGGACTTGCGCGAGGTGATCGACGCGGCGCTGAAGCTGGCGCTGGTGCACATCCGCTACCGGGCCCGCGTGGTGCGCGACTACCAGGAGGTGCCCCTGGTGATGGCCAACGAGCCGCGGCTGGCCCAGGTGTTCCTCAACCTCGTGGTGAACGCCGCCCAGGCCATCCCCGAGGACGGCAGCTCGCATCAGATCAGCGTGCGGCTGTGGACGGGCGCCAAGGGCGAGGCGTGCGCGGAGGTGGAGGACACCGGCACGGGCATCTCCGCGGAGAACATGGCGCGGCTCTTCGAGCCCTTCTTCACCACCAAGCCCCGGGGCGAGGGCACGGGCCTGGGCCTCTTCATCTGCAAGTCCATCATCGAGTCCTTCGACGGCACCATCACCGTGAGCAGCCGTCCGGGACAGGGCACCACGTTCCGCATCTCGCTGCCGCCCCACGTGCGCAGCGCCAACACCACCGACGCCCTGACGCCGATGTCCATCGCGGCCTCGTGA
- a CDS encoding FecR domain-containing protein, translating into MSPRQEPSGRARGWVLVLVLLLVLGAGGFFLGRSAPDVPPPPQVAAPVAPAPAPAPVVEVAPRARVVDVVGAVERTRGEAWMELRVGDSLAPDEAVRTGPGARVDLQVGDEASRLSIPERSEVRVGELTRDVHSLSLERGRIDVDYGESQARVLRVRSQGGTVAETRAARFTMLRRGTLVAVVTRGGAVDLSSAGARIQVGAGQQGIVFDGARPVGPEPIPLDVLLKVARAPTANTLCLSLSGKVRVGTEVWVEDEPAEVSEDGSFRADVPQAPGRSRVKVFAREPGGATREVSLTCRFRPTAGPPPSESVKFHWNEAP; encoded by the coding sequence GTGAGCCCACGCCAGGAGCCGTCCGGACGCGCCCGAGGGTGGGTGCTGGTGCTGGTACTGTTGCTGGTCCTGGGCGCCGGGGGGTTCTTCCTCGGCCGCTCCGCGCCGGACGTGCCGCCGCCCCCCCAGGTGGCCGCGCCCGTGGCTCCCGCTCCGGCTCCGGCGCCCGTCGTGGAGGTGGCGCCGCGCGCGCGGGTGGTCGACGTGGTGGGCGCGGTGGAGCGCACCCGGGGCGAGGCCTGGATGGAGCTGCGGGTGGGCGACTCGCTTGCTCCGGACGAAGCGGTGCGCACCGGCCCCGGGGCCCGGGTGGATCTCCAGGTGGGGGATGAGGCGTCGCGGCTGTCCATCCCCGAGCGCTCCGAGGTGCGGGTGGGCGAGCTCACGCGCGACGTGCACTCCCTGAGCCTGGAGCGGGGTCGCATCGACGTGGACTACGGCGAGAGTCAGGCGCGCGTGTTGCGGGTGCGGAGCCAGGGCGGCACGGTGGCCGAGACGCGCGCGGCGCGCTTCACCATGCTGCGCCGCGGCACCCTGGTGGCGGTGGTGACGCGGGGCGGGGCGGTGGACCTGTCGTCCGCGGGCGCCCGCATCCAGGTGGGCGCGGGGCAGCAGGGCATCGTGTTCGACGGCGCGAGGCCGGTGGGCCCCGAGCCCATTCCCCTGGACGTGCTGTTGAAGGTGGCCAGGGCCCCCACCGCGAACACGCTGTGCCTGTCGCTCTCGGGCAAGGTGCGCGTGGGCACGGAGGTCTGGGTGGAGGATGAGCCCGCGGAGGTGTCCGAGGATGGGAGCTTCCGCGCGGACGTGCCCCAGGCCCCGGGCCGCTCGCGGGTGAAGGTGTTCGCGCGGGAGCCGGGTGGCGCCACGCGGGAGGTCTCCCTGACCTGCCGTTTCCGGCCCACGGCCGGCCCGCCCCCGTCGGAGTCGGTGAAGTTCCACTGGAACGAGGCCCCCTGA
- a CDS encoding ATP-binding protein, whose protein sequence is MPVRFASRLMLVLCLVGVVPVLLFGALSFHANRRELHRVVGGLQTQAAMDFARSCHQLVLSGVDNLRLASRYLPLEGLSPEQLSQVLDIPLRQLSAFNLLVLVDERGHALAPAVYSPDEDERAQRVTEASLALFSSQAPVQAALATGAAIGPPYQSPESPGGRVALAVRVGTDASRVLLAELSLAELGPRVEELSVGGGRAFVVDADGQPVIASPGYRELSEAELQLVREGLSRGTSAVRTVSDAQGVEYLAAFAPVPELGWGVVVEREAHAAFAPAEQVRRSTVLGALVALGATAGLGFVFARGVSQPVARLSEGVAALASGRYEQRVVEQGRDELGQLARSFNHMAGELQRRDAELRRWSEELQQRVDERTRELREAQDQIARTRRMAALGSFSAGLAHELNNPLTGILGLLSLACEEVPEGTPLRQSLEMSLEQSRRMCTIIRQMRQITEQERSGVGRPLNPAQPVRAALLEVDSELRSRGITLTCALNEPIPQVLGHAEQLQSVVSHLLRNAVTAMPAGGTLSVGLGTVEGDAVCLSVKDTGKGIPESLRERIFDPFFTTKDEPGRIGLGLSVAHGIVEAHHGRIRVESAEGRGTTITVILPAVGAEAHLV, encoded by the coding sequence GTGCCCGTGCGTTTCGCTTCACGATTGATGCTCGTGCTCTGTCTGGTGGGCGTGGTGCCCGTGCTGCTGTTCGGCGCGCTGTCCTTCCACGCCAACCGTCGCGAGCTGCATCGCGTGGTGGGCGGGCTCCAGACGCAGGCCGCCATGGACTTCGCGCGCTCCTGCCACCAGCTCGTCCTGTCCGGCGTGGACAACCTGCGCCTGGCCTCCAGGTACCTCCCCCTCGAGGGGCTCTCGCCCGAGCAGCTCTCCCAGGTGCTGGACATCCCCCTGCGCCAGCTGTCGGCCTTCAACCTGCTCGTGCTGGTGGATGAGCGCGGCCACGCGCTCGCCCCGGCCGTGTACTCGCCGGACGAGGACGAGCGTGCGCAGCGCGTCACCGAGGCGAGCCTCGCGCTCTTCTCGAGCCAGGCGCCCGTACAGGCCGCGCTCGCCACGGGCGCGGCCATCGGCCCGCCGTACCAGTCCCCCGAGTCCCCCGGCGGCCGCGTGGCGCTCGCGGTGCGCGTGGGCACGGACGCCTCGCGTGTGCTGCTCGCGGAGTTGTCGCTCGCCGAGCTGGGCCCGCGCGTGGAGGAGCTCTCCGTGGGGGGTGGACGCGCCTTCGTCGTGGACGCCGACGGCCAGCCGGTGATCGCCTCACCCGGCTACCGCGAGCTGAGCGAGGCGGAGCTCCAACTCGTGCGCGAGGGCCTGTCCCGGGGCACGTCCGCGGTGCGCACCGTGTCCGACGCGCAAGGGGTGGAGTACCTCGCCGCCTTCGCGCCCGTGCCGGAGCTCGGCTGGGGCGTGGTGGTGGAACGCGAGGCCCACGCCGCCTTCGCGCCCGCCGAGCAGGTGCGGCGCTCCACGGTGCTCGGGGCCCTGGTGGCGCTGGGGGCCACGGCCGGACTCGGCTTCGTGTTCGCCCGGGGCGTGAGCCAGCCCGTCGCCCGGCTGTCCGAGGGCGTGGCCGCGCTTGCCTCCGGCCGCTACGAGCAGCGCGTCGTCGAGCAGGGCCGCGATGAGCTCGGTCAACTCGCCCGCTCCTTCAACCACATGGCCGGCGAGCTGCAGCGGCGTGACGCCGAGCTGCGGCGCTGGAGCGAGGAGCTGCAGCAGCGCGTGGACGAGCGCACCCGGGAGTTGCGCGAGGCGCAGGATCAGATCGCGCGCACCCGGCGGATGGCGGCGCTCGGCTCGTTCAGCGCGGGGCTCGCCCACGAGCTCAACAACCCGCTCACGGGCATCCTCGGGTTGTTGTCCCTGGCGTGCGAGGAGGTGCCCGAGGGCACGCCCCTGCGTCAGAGCCTGGAGATGTCGCTCGAGCAGTCGCGCCGCATGTGCACCATCATCCGGCAGATGCGGCAGATAACGGAGCAGGAGCGCAGCGGGGTGGGGCGGCCGTTGAATCCGGCGCAGCCCGTGCGCGCCGCGCTCCTCGAGGTGGACTCGGAGCTGCGCTCGCGGGGCATCACCCTCACGTGCGCGTTGAACGAGCCCATCCCCCAGGTGCTGGGACACGCGGAGCAGTTGCAGAGCGTGGTGTCCCACCTGTTGCGCAACGCCGTCACCGCCATGCCGGCCGGAGGCACTCTGTCGGTGGGGCTCGGCACGGTGGAGGGCGACGCGGTGTGCCTGTCGGTGAAGGACACCGGCAAGGGCATTCCCGAGTCCCTGCGCGAGCGCATCTTCGATCCCTTCTTCACGACGAAGGACGAGCCCGGGCGGATCGGGCTAGGCTTGTCGGTGGCGCACGGCATCGTCGAGGCGCACCACGGCCGCATCCGGGTGGAGAGCGCCGAGGGGCGAGGCACCACCATCACCGTCATCCTTCCCGCGGTGGGCGCCGAGGCCCATCTGGTGTAG
- a CDS encoding cyclic nucleotide-binding domain-containing protein produces the protein MATPEPQSWGQRLWPAATFQFALIAGVTQLKTAVNALVLSRFESHVLPYLYLVGALLVATIALLPRPKPGEPAASLRLLMGLGAMVVGALAVGVSLGHRLPALALYLFVDVFTTFISLRFWGQMAAAFDAREARRAFTALNGVGMAGGMIGGLLVQGLAERLGTVAIVVGGALSLLVAGLAFHFQPDEAPAPVRSRHLAPPVAAWEYLATSSYARVLAALGVSFALLSAFVDYLFRLRVEHTLSEDGLAALFGSLQLWIGLVCVVFQLVLAERLLKRLGLMAYLALLPGIMAPLAVASLVTQQLWPVHLLRLLENAVNYSLLPVGVQLLYAAVPDSERESLRAAVEGLLRKGGTVLAGVLLIGAGRAADGVSMALAVVALCGLLGVLLMRLRPAYVEALGEQVGASTEEDEALGREDRRLLVEALASSAPERVLNSVELLAQEGLPLRPHLPALLLHSHERVQERAVELALELGATETAPLLEQLVTQGPRRPRDRAVWALSKLAPERAEVLLPSLLQSPDVGLRCAAIGALLSTRWNAAARVSLGALAARGSQAPVADRREVAGLFGRLRDTTYLPMLTPFLSDPDSSVRRVAVRSVGQGGYVKLAPRLLTFLTWREERREAREALAELGDAVTPLLETTLNDLSAPLPMRLQVPRVLRHIGTPAALHALLFSNVRDDARLHFRIGAELSRLRDEHPEHPVDLDRVREALIRRRDVYRALVGPYRDVRAELGDQALLTRVMCDRLDQALELSFFLLGLLHPPQVMRRVHQHVAGQDARRRAYALELLEALTDDDDRSLVREQVETHHRELPPGETGQLEAHLAWLCRSEDVVLRACARQVAGRIGLDLPAAQESDMSQATVQKLFLLEGVHVFSQNDVDDVAAVAAIARETRFRAGERVYSEGDPGDALYVIIEGSVDAVSNGEHVMRIRAKETFGDMSLLDGAPRPTDAVAMEDTRALVIDRRDFLDLLADRPELLTGFFRAVSQQLRAVIQAAESRQPGEVVTMGPRPVEEPPPPPERKQAG, from the coding sequence GTGGCAACTCCAGAGCCGCAGTCCTGGGGCCAGCGTCTGTGGCCCGCGGCGACCTTCCAGTTCGCCCTCATCGCCGGTGTGACGCAGCTGAAGACGGCTGTGAACGCCCTCGTGTTGTCGCGCTTCGAGTCGCACGTGCTGCCCTACCTGTACCTGGTGGGCGCGTTGCTGGTGGCGACGATCGCGCTCCTGCCGCGCCCCAAGCCGGGGGAGCCGGCCGCGTCGCTGCGGCTGCTCATGGGCCTGGGAGCGATGGTGGTGGGGGCGCTCGCGGTGGGGGTGTCGCTCGGCCACCGGCTGCCGGCACTGGCGCTCTACCTCTTCGTGGATGTGTTCACGACCTTCATCTCCCTGCGCTTCTGGGGGCAGATGGCGGCGGCCTTCGACGCGCGCGAGGCGCGGCGGGCCTTCACCGCGCTCAACGGGGTGGGCATGGCGGGAGGAATGATCGGTGGCCTGCTGGTGCAGGGGCTCGCCGAGCGGCTGGGCACCGTGGCCATTGTCGTGGGCGGAGCGCTGTCGCTGCTCGTGGCGGGCCTGGCCTTCCACTTCCAGCCAGACGAGGCGCCCGCCCCGGTGCGCTCGCGCCACCTCGCCCCGCCCGTGGCGGCGTGGGAGTACCTGGCCACCAGCAGCTACGCCCGGGTGCTGGCGGCCCTGGGGGTGAGCTTCGCGCTGCTCTCCGCCTTCGTCGACTACCTCTTCCGCCTGCGCGTGGAGCACACGCTGAGCGAGGACGGGCTGGCGGCGCTCTTCGGCTCGCTGCAGCTGTGGATTGGCCTGGTGTGCGTCGTCTTCCAGCTCGTGCTGGCCGAACGGCTGCTCAAGCGGCTGGGGCTGATGGCCTACCTGGCGCTGCTGCCGGGCATCATGGCGCCCCTGGCGGTGGCCTCGCTGGTGACGCAGCAGCTCTGGCCGGTGCACCTGTTGCGGCTGCTGGAGAACGCCGTCAACTACTCGCTGCTGCCGGTGGGCGTGCAGCTGCTCTACGCGGCGGTGCCCGACAGCGAGCGCGAGTCCCTGCGCGCCGCGGTGGAGGGGCTGTTGCGCAAGGGCGGCACGGTGCTCGCGGGCGTGCTGCTCATCGGCGCGGGCCGCGCGGCCGACGGCGTCTCCATGGCGCTCGCCGTGGTGGCCCTGTGCGGCCTGCTCGGCGTGCTGCTCATGCGCCTGCGGCCCGCGTACGTGGAGGCGCTGGGCGAGCAGGTGGGGGCCTCCACCGAGGAGGACGAGGCGCTGGGCCGCGAGGATCGCCGGCTGCTGGTGGAGGCGCTCGCCTCGAGCGCGCCGGAGCGGGTACTCAACTCGGTGGAGCTGCTGGCGCAGGAGGGGCTGCCCCTGCGGCCGCACCTGCCCGCGCTGCTGCTCCACTCGCACGAGCGGGTGCAGGAGCGCGCCGTGGAGCTCGCCCTGGAGCTGGGGGCCACGGAGACGGCGCCCCTCCTGGAGCAACTGGTGACGCAGGGCCCTCGCCGTCCCCGCGACCGCGCGGTGTGGGCGCTCTCCAAGCTCGCGCCGGAGCGGGCCGAGGTGCTGCTGCCGTCGCTGTTGCAGAGCCCGGACGTGGGGCTGCGCTGCGCGGCGATCGGCGCGCTCTTGAGCACCCGGTGGAACGCGGCGGCGCGCGTGTCCCTGGGGGCGCTGGCGGCGCGGGGCTCGCAGGCCCCGGTGGCGGACCGGCGCGAGGTGGCGGGGCTCTTCGGCCGGCTCCGGGACACCACCTACCTGCCCATGCTCACCCCCTTCCTGAGCGATCCGGACAGCTCCGTGCGGCGCGTGGCGGTGCGCTCCGTGGGCCAGGGCGGCTACGTGAAGCTGGCGCCCCGGCTGCTCACCTTCCTCACCTGGCGCGAGGAGCGGCGCGAGGCGCGCGAGGCGCTCGCCGAGCTGGGCGACGCGGTGACGCCCCTCTTGGAGACGACGCTCAACGATCTCTCGGCGCCGCTGCCCATGCGGCTGCAGGTGCCGCGCGTGCTGCGCCACATCGGCACGCCGGCGGCGCTGCATGCCCTGCTCTTCTCCAACGTGCGCGATGACGCCCGCCTGCACTTCCGCATCGGCGCGGAGCTGTCGCGTCTGCGCGACGAGCACCCCGAGCACCCGGTGGATCTGGATCGCGTGCGCGAGGCGCTCATCCGCCGGCGCGACGTGTACCGGGCGCTCGTGGGGCCCTACCGCGACGTGCGCGCGGAGCTGGGAGACCAGGCGCTGCTCACGCGCGTGATGTGCGACCGGTTGGATCAGGCGCTGGAGCTGTCCTTCTTCCTGCTCGGCCTGTTGCACCCGCCCCAGGTGATGCGGCGCGTGCACCAGCACGTGGCGGGACAGGACGCGCGGCGCCGGGCCTACGCGCTGGAGCTGCTCGAGGCGCTCACGGACGACGACGACCGGTCGCTCGTGCGCGAGCAGGTGGAGACGCACCACCGGGAGCTGCCGCCAGGAGAGACGGGACAGTTGGAGGCACACCTCGCGTGGTTGTGCCGGAGCGAGGACGTGGTGCTGCGCGCGTGCGCGCGCCAGGTGGCGGGCCGGATCGGCTTGGATCTGCCAGCGGCCCAGGAGTCGGACATGAGTCAGGCAACGGTGCAGAAGCTCTTCCTGCTGGAAGGGGTGCACGTCTTCTCGCAGAACGACGTGGATGACGTGGCGGCGGTGGCGGCCATCGCCCGCGAGACGCGCTTCCGCGCGGGCGAGCGCGTCTACAGCGAGGGAGATCCCGGCGACGCGCTCTACGTCATCATCGAGGGCTCCGTGGACGCCGTGAGCAACGGCGAGCACGTGATGCGCATTCGCGCCAAGGAGACCTTTGGCGACATGAGCCTGCTGGATGGCGCGCCCCGTCCCACCGACGCCGTCGCGATGGAGGACACGCGGGCGCTCGTCATCGACCGGCGCGACTTCCTCGATCTGCTGGCGGACCGGCCGGAGCTGCTCACGGGCTTCTTCCGCGCGGTGAGCCAGCAACTGCGCGCCGTCATCCAGGCGGCCGAGTCCCGGCAGCCGGGAGAGGTGGTGACGATGGGGCCACGTCCCGTGGAAGAGCCCCCACCGCCGCCAGAGCGGAAGCAGGCGGGTTAG
- a CDS encoding bifunctional metallophosphatase/5'-nucleotidase — protein sequence MPPEFDSKPVFRAMKPWRRASGVLALSLVGALTGCDDKKSTPEPAPAPAPSAPAPAPAPQPTTVTVLVTGSVNGQLAPAPTEEGTTPPGAAQLLGWWEAKEKHCPGPLKEGQAPCENASTLALTIGDAWNGPALSSFLYGESTATVMGRMGYAASALGNHELDFGREQFQKNQQLGGFPFLAANLKVKDAALAKGWELPGFKVFERQGLKVGVVGLTSAKTVSTAMAGRAEGLEVIPDEQALTQAVAEAQKAGADTVVVLADECPSDLKAVVGAHKDWKVSLVAGGRCPQPTEMSKDGDTTYVSLGKGFGKYLRASYTFDPSKPEGEQVTAVEATLVDVTGGEGAPAANADITQQLADFQQRLDKVLGEEIGFVKKALPADSKQLGTWVAGAIQQQLSTDGVVLNRKGFRASLPAGKVTKGSVYSVLPFENSLLVVDVKGEDLARQLANPEAVFAGFTPAGKGKFKDAKGKPLDAKKDYKIATVEYLYFGGDGFEFEKLDAEPDETGMSWQTPVIDWTKAQATTEAKPLDKVVK from the coding sequence ATGCCTCCAGAGTTCGATTCCAAGCCGGTGTTTCGCGCGATGAAGCCGTGGCGCCGCGCTTCCGGTGTCCTGGCCCTCTCACTCGTGGGCGCGCTCACCGGCTGCGACGACAAGAAGTCCACCCCGGAGCCCGCGCCGGCCCCGGCTCCCTCGGCTCCGGCGCCCGCCCCCGCGCCCCAGCCGACGACGGTGACGGTGCTCGTCACCGGCAGCGTCAACGGTCAGCTCGCCCCCGCTCCCACCGAGGAGGGCACGACGCCGCCGGGCGCGGCGCAGCTGCTCGGCTGGTGGGAGGCCAAGGAGAAGCACTGTCCCGGCCCGCTCAAGGAGGGCCAGGCCCCCTGTGAGAACGCCTCCACGCTGGCGCTGACCATCGGCGACGCCTGGAATGGCCCCGCCCTCTCCTCCTTCCTCTACGGCGAGTCCACCGCCACGGTGATGGGCCGCATGGGCTATGCCGCGTCCGCGCTGGGCAACCACGAGCTGGACTTCGGGCGGGAGCAGTTCCAGAAGAACCAGCAGCTCGGCGGCTTCCCCTTCCTCGCGGCCAACCTCAAGGTGAAGGACGCGGCGCTGGCCAAGGGCTGGGAGCTGCCGGGCTTCAAGGTGTTCGAGCGCCAGGGCCTGAAGGTGGGCGTGGTGGGCCTCACCTCGGCCAAGACGGTGTCCACGGCCATGGCCGGCCGCGCCGAGGGCCTGGAAGTCATCCCCGACGAGCAGGCGCTGACGCAGGCGGTGGCCGAGGCCCAGAAGGCCGGCGCCGACACGGTGGTGGTGCTCGCGGACGAGTGCCCGAGCGACCTGAAGGCCGTGGTGGGTGCGCACAAGGACTGGAAGGTGTCGCTGGTGGCGGGCGGGCGGTGCCCGCAGCCCACGGAGATGAGCAAGGACGGCGACACCACGTACGTGTCGCTCGGCAAGGGCTTCGGCAAGTACCTGCGCGCTTCCTACACCTTCGATCCCTCCAAGCCCGAGGGTGAGCAGGTGACGGCGGTGGAGGCCACGCTCGTGGACGTGACGGGCGGCGAGGGCGCGCCGGCGGCCAACGCGGACATCACCCAGCAGCTCGCCGACTTCCAGCAGCGCCTGGACAAGGTGCTCGGCGAGGAGATCGGCTTCGTGAAGAAGGCGCTGCCCGCGGACTCCAAGCAGCTCGGGACCTGGGTGGCGGGCGCCATCCAGCAGCAGCTCTCCACGGACGGCGTGGTGCTCAACCGCAAGGGCTTCCGCGCGAGCCTGCCCGCGGGCAAGGTGACCAAGGGCAGCGTGTACTCGGTGCTGCCCTTCGAGAACTCGCTGCTGGTGGTGGACGTGAAGGGCGAGGACCTGGCGCGCCAGCTCGCCAACCCGGAGGCGGTGTTCGCGGGCTTCACCCCGGCCGGCAAGGGCAAGTTCAAGGACGCCAAGGGCAAGCCGTTGGACGCGAAGAAGGACTACAAGATCGCCACCGTCGAGTACCTCTACTTCGGCGGGGACGGCTTCGAGTTCGAGAAGCTCGACGCGGAGCCGGATGAGACGGGCATGTCCTGGCAGACGCCCGTCATCGACTGGACCAAGGCGCAGGCCACCACCGAGGCGAAGCCGCTGGACAAGGTCGTCAAGTAG
- a CDS encoding putative toxin-antitoxin system toxin component, PIN family translates to MSPLPLVLDTNVVLDLLVFDDPSLGPLARALASGAVTAWADEHTLRELKYVLAYPTFHLDEAAQRSVFERYRSLVREVPVEPGAPLPPLPRCRDRDDQKFLELAARSGARWLVSKDKRVLSMADRVGLPFGILSCRQLVARLPG, encoded by the coding sequence ATGAGCCCGTTGCCCCTGGTGCTCGACACCAACGTGGTGCTGGATCTGCTGGTGTTCGACGACCCCTCCCTCGGGCCCCTCGCGCGCGCGCTGGCGTCGGGCGCGGTCACCGCGTGGGCGGATGAGCACACCCTGCGCGAGCTGAAGTACGTGCTCGCCTACCCCACCTTCCACCTGGACGAGGCCGCCCAGCGCTCGGTTTTCGAGCGCTACCGGAGTCTCGTGCGGGAAGTGCCGGTGGAGCCGGGCGCGCCCCTGCCGCCCCTGCCCCGCTGCCGCGACCGGGATGATCAGAAGTTCCTCGAGCTCGCCGCCCGCTCGGGGGCCCGGTGGCTCGTGAGCAAGGACAAGCGGGTGTTGTCCATGGCCGATCGCGTGGGACTGCCCTTCGGCATCCTCTCCTGCCGGCAACTGGTGGCGCGGCTGCCCGGGTGA
- a CDS encoding DUF47 domain-containing protein, with the protein MLERLMPTADGFHDDFDAQCATTLAGARLFHELLSDYRDVPARVEALERMEHQGNAVNHLALERLHSAFIAPFERTHIHALLSRIDEVLDFTLAAALRLRFYEIPASLPEATQLSRLLVTLTEKLREVVRALRSLRHPEPILSGCKELKQLTREAKDVLRAGKGQLFKSGVDHLTVLKWKEIYDALTSALFKCREAADVIEAIVLTYA; encoded by the coding sequence ATGCTCGAGAGATTGATGCCCACGGCGGATGGGTTCCACGACGACTTCGATGCCCAGTGCGCCACGACCCTGGCCGGAGCGCGCCTGTTCCATGAGTTGCTGAGCGACTATCGCGACGTGCCCGCCCGGGTCGAGGCGCTCGAGCGGATGGAGCACCAGGGCAACGCGGTGAACCACCTGGCGCTCGAGCGGTTGCACTCGGCCTTCATCGCCCCGTTCGAGCGCACGCACATCCACGCGCTGCTGTCGCGGATCGACGAGGTGCTCGACTTCACCCTCGCGGCGGCGCTCCGGCTGCGGTTCTACGAGATCCCCGCGAGCTTGCCGGAAGCCACCCAGCTGTCGCGCCTGCTCGTGACGCTCACCGAGAAGCTGCGCGAGGTGGTGCGGGCGCTGCGCTCGCTGCGCCACCCCGAGCCCATTCTCTCGGGCTGCAAGGAGCTCAAGCAGCTGACGCGCGAGGCGAAGGACGTGCTGCGCGCCGGCAAGGGCCAGCTCTTCAAGAGCGGGGTGGATCACCTCACCGTGCTCAAGTGGAAGGAGATCTACGACGCCCTCACGAGCGCGCTCTTCAAGTGCCGGGAGGCCGCGGATGTCATCGAGGCGATCGTCCTGACGTACGCCTGA
- the nadD gene encoding nicotinate (nicotinamide) nucleotide adenylyltransferase yields MRIALLGGSFNPPHVGHLMAAHYVRATQGVDEVWLMPTFRHPFGKASVAFEHRVRMCELLGEDTSGWLKTSRVESEVGKDGRTVDTLDFLQARHPEHHFSLIIGSDILKDLPYWKDFDRIQRLARVVVLYRAGYPAEGTVGPPLAEVSSTEIRERLVRGEPPADLVPAPVLAYAREHHLYAP; encoded by the coding sequence ATGCGCATCGCCCTGCTCGGAGGCTCCTTCAATCCGCCCCACGTGGGGCACCTGATGGCCGCCCACTACGTCCGCGCCACCCAGGGCGTGGACGAGGTGTGGCTCATGCCCACCTTCCGCCATCCCTTTGGCAAGGCGTCCGTTGCGTTCGAGCACCGGGTGCGGATGTGTGAGTTGCTCGGGGAGGACACCTCGGGCTGGCTGAAGACGTCCCGGGTGGAGAGCGAGGTGGGCAAGGACGGGCGGACGGTGGACACGCTGGACTTCCTCCAGGCGCGCCACCCCGAGCACCATTTCTCGCTCATCATCGGCTCGGACATCCTCAAGGACCTGCCGTACTGGAAGGACTTCGATCGCATCCAGCGGCTCGCGCGCGTGGTGGTGCTCTACCGCGCGGGCTACCCGGCCGAGGGCACCGTGGGGCCGCCGCTCGCCGAGGTCTCCTCCACGGAGATCCGCGAGCGCCTCGTCCGGGGTGAGCCTCCCGCGGACCTCGTGCCGGCCCCGGTGCTCGCCTACGCGCGCGAACACCACCTGTACGCCCCCTGA